One Maniola hyperantus chromosome Z, iAphHyp1.2, whole genome shotgun sequence DNA window includes the following coding sequences:
- the LOC117995720 gene encoding uncharacterized protein: MNVYFITVTFLYVVSDFVVLLQSTKDDQHKPSTSVAANDFTSAMDKWETNPDLKLLWLYRPPSLQQSQLPDEQLTHRVVLRPPHVITKLAKPLSYGFNPFFRKSYFEPFERRQRPVTLIGFRKNGIFPVKAAKPSIPLSSEVAELQSSFNDISSFWQDDTQLFNL; encoded by the exons atgaACGTTTATTTTATCACGGTGACTTTTCTGTATGTTGTATCAGATTTTGTTGTGTTATTACAAT CAACCAAAGACGATCAGCACAAACCTTCAACCTCGGTAGCGGCGAATGACTTCACCTCAGCTATGGATAAATGGGAGACGAATCCTGACTTGAAATTACTATGGCTCTATCGGCCGCCTTCTTTA CAGCAATCTCAACTGCCGGATGAGCAGTTGACCCATCGCGTAGTATTGAGACCACCTCATGTTATTACAAAGCTAGCAAAACCGTTGTCGTATGGATTCAACCCTTTCTTTCGAAAG TCATATTTCGAACCATTTGAAAGGCGCCAAAGGCCAGTAACACTTATTGGTTTTCGCAAAAACGGAATTTTCCCTGTAAAGGCG GCGAAGCCAAGTATTCCTTTGTCGTCTGAAGTTGCAGAATTGCAATCCTCGTTTAATGATATTAGCAGTTTTTGGCAAGATGACACCCAACTCTTTAATTTGTAA